A genomic window from Melanotaenia boesemani isolate fMelBoe1 chromosome 15, fMelBoe1.pri, whole genome shotgun sequence includes:
- the nccrp1 gene encoding F-box only protein 50 → MSAEWKKRCEAEWGLQGAPMPDSVDWKSVYEAKPLGRNLLRNPAPLGLNKDVPPPEPERPDFPPGGPPRFQPDGDFTGWTTSTEVLPYDTSGIPEGVVICSLPQYSWFTLEQIVDLKAEGLWNELLDGLQPEVVIQDWYEESQLHDYIYQLHVKLLGSDKSTVISEHTVGPTEDLSNYSHNWKKVSHVFAGYGPGVRYVHFQHRLKNSFHNDFFPTLFTGSSVIVRPVKSSS, encoded by the exons ATGTCTGCTGAGTGGAAGAAGAGGTGTGAGGCTGAGTGGGGTCTACAGGGCGCGCCGATGCCCGACAGCGTGGACTGGAAGTCCGTGTATGAAGCCAAGCCGCTGGGAAGAAACTTGCTGAGGAACCCTGCGCCCCTCG GACTGAATAAAGATGTCCCTCCACCTGAGCCTGAACGGCCTGATTTCCCCCCAGGTGGACCTCCACGTTTTCAGCCTGATG GTGACTTTACTGGTTGGACCACAAGCACAGAAGTGCTGCCCTATGATACCAGCGGCATCCCAGAAGGAGTTGTGATTTGTTCGTTGCCTCAGTATAG CTGGTTCACCTTGGAGCAGATTGTGgacctgaaggcagagggatTGTGGAATGAACTACTGGATGGTCTTCAGCCTGAAGTTGTCATTCAAGACTG GTACGAGGAGAGTCAGTTACATGACTATATCTACCAGCTGCATGTCAAGCTACTGGGTTCTGACAAAAGTACCGTGATCTCCGAGCATACTGTTGGCCCTACCGAGGACCTGAGCAATTACTCACACAACTGGAAGAAG GTGTCTCATGTGTTTGCTGGCTACGGACCTGGGGTGAGATATGTCCACTTCCAGCACCGACTGAAGAACAGTTTCCACAATGACTTCTTCCCCACGTTGTTCACCGGCAGCTCCGTCATTGTAAGACCAGTCAAAAGCAGTTCATAG